One Hevea brasiliensis isolate MT/VB/25A 57/8 chromosome 6, ASM3005281v1, whole genome shotgun sequence genomic window, TAACTTCCCCTCCCCCTTATAAATGCCTGTGCTTGTGCCATTGTATGTCTAAGTTACTTAGAGCATTGATTGCTGACTACCATCCATTATGGTTGTGAATATTCTTATTTTCATAGTTGACCTTTAATTTAACTGCAATcactgattactattcattttggCTGTTCTAATGTTTAAGAGATTTATCCATAGGTAAAGCGATGTGGAGAGATGTCAAGGAAACTACGATTTTTCAAAGATCAAATTAATAAAGCTGGTCTATTATCTTCTGCACATCCTGTCATAGAACCAGATGTTGAGCTGGAGGAATTAGAGGTGCATTTACATCTTGGTCTTTGTTCTATGACAAGTGAATTTCTTTTCCATATCTTTTCCCTTCCTTTTCTGTGGTGCCAGCAATAACTGTAACTAGTAGTTAAAAGAGGCTCAACCGCTCTAGCCAATATATGCACTAAATGGGATTACCGTTTCCAGAATCTACTAATCTTTATTTTGTTTTGTACATAACCTGATGTCAGATACAACTTGGTGAACATGAAAATGAGCTAATTGAGATGAACTCAAACAGTGAGAAACTTCAGCAATCATACAATGAGCTCTTGGAGTTCAAAATGGTGTTGCAAAAGGTAAATATTTTGGCCTTACCTAGTTATAATAATTACTGGTTCCTTACATGCTGCCTTGTGCTTTTTATTACTGTTTCGTATGTTTGTATGTTTTCTATTGGTGTTTGGTTAACACTAGTTGTAGCTTGGTGCTGTTGTTGCTAATGGAATTATTATGTTACCTTATGTGAAGATCAGAAATACCACTAGGCTAGAGGACTTGTGACCGTTATAGTTAAAACAAGAAGTTAAATGCAAAAAGAAATGAATAAACAACAGAGTCCTACTGTTAAACTGTGATAAAGCCAGATTGATGAGCTTATCTTTAGAATCTTGTCTTTCGTGTTGAGTTGGCTTTATAATATAGTGCACTGCTGTTCATTTATCCAGCATCtttccaatttttttttaatgacaaTTATTTTATTGAAGGTATATGCGTGAAACACAATTTACCAATTAGTtacaaatattatttatttattttaatcttAAATGCTATATCTCATCTTatgttttataattattttaatcttATAATACTTCTGGTGGCTAATGAAACGATGTTAGTAAAATTTAACTGTCTTAAAATTCCTGGGAAATTTCACAAAAAAATTTTTTGTTTCCACTGGATCTGATGATCCAATCGGTAGTTCATATATAGAAGAATTGTTTGTTTCCCCTGTGCAGGCTGGCATTTAACTATTAAGCTGTTTGAAATTTGATTATTTTAGCGAAAGCCAATGTGCCTTTGTGTTGGTAATTTGAAGCTGTGCTGGACAAGATGTCAGATGAGAACCCTCTATCAGTAGAAAAGAAAATGTTAGATGAGCCTGAGTACTTGGGCTCTCTATCCTGTCTTATTAAAAAACAAAGGATTCACTTATTTTTGTTCAAACTTGTAACTGTTACTTTAGAAGCTGAAACGTAACTGTTACTTTAGAAGCTGAAACTTACTGGGCATATTATCACTGTTGTCGTCATTATTTATTATTGATTTCTTGAGAAGAATGATCTGTGAAATCCTTTCTATGAAATTTCTAATTCAAAATATTTCCTTACATCTTGAACATATCTTTTGTGGGGCACTTCCAGGCAGTCGGCTTTCTTGTATCAAGTAATAGTCATGCAGTTGCAGAGGAAACAGAATTAAATGAAAATGTGTACTCAAATGATGATTATGGTGAAACAACCTCATTACTTGAACAGGTTCTTGTCATTGTGCCTTGTTTATTTGAACGTTTTGAGCATAACCTATTTCTGTTGTTATGTTCATGACGGGTTATGCATTATACAGGAACTGAGGTCTGTACCATCAAACCAGTCTGGTTTGAGATTTATCAGTGGAATTATACCTAGATCCAAAGTTGTAAGATTTGAGAGAATGCTATTTCGTGCTACAAGGGGCAATATGCTTTTCAATCAGGCACCGGCTGATGAAGAGATCATGGATCCTGTGTCAACTGAAATGGTTTTTTCACCTCCTATAAACTTCCGTTAACTGTTCCATCTCTATTGATTATGTTCTCTGGAGGCTGTGGATGCCATTTGACTTCTTCTTGTGCTCTCTTCACCCTGTCTTGGCTCCGATGCTCTATTTTGTTGCTTTTAGAAACAAGTTAATGAATCTTTTGCAATTGTACTTATTTTTCAGAGTTTAACTTTGCAGGTTGAAAAAACAGTATTTGTAGTCTTTTTCTCAGGGGAACAGGCaagaacaaaaattttaaaaatttgtgaAGCATTTGGGGCAAATTGCTATCCTGTCCCTGAAGATGTAACTAAACAGAGGCAAATAACTAGAGAAGTAAGTGTTCTGTTTTGATGAAAACTTGCTgtgctgagagagagagagagagagagatagatagATAGAAACTTATGCTAGCTGAAACTTCTGGTTCTTGATGTCAGGTTTTGTCACGTCTTTCTGAATTGGAAGCCACATTGGATGCTGGAATTCGCCACCGAAATAAAGCCCTTGCTTCCATTGGGTACCAACTAACAAAATGGATGAACATGGTAGGATGCCCTGAACCAGGTGCTCTTTTTATCATTGCGGTtgcttgatcaatttgtggtgtgaAAGTTTTGTGATTTATGATTGCATAAGACATTAAGACTTATATCACATTGACTCTACTTTGCAGGTAAAGAGGGAAAAAGCTGTATATGATACGTTGAATATGCTGAATTTTGATGTCACAAAAAAATGTCTTGTTGGAGAGGGCTGGTGCCCTTCATTTGCGAAAGCTCAGGTACCTTATATGCCATATGATTATATTGGTCTTCTGTGGATTTTTGATGATTGGTTACGTTATCaatatttcactttttttttcttccttgagGCCTTTACAAGCTTTAATCATCTTAAGGGAAGATGTGTTATGATTGAACAGATTCAGGAGACACTGCAACGTGCAACATTTGATAGCAATTCACAAGTGGGCATAATTTTTCATGTGATGGATGCTTTGGAATCACCTCCTACATATTTCAGAACAAATCGTTTCACAAATGCATTTCAGGAAATTGTTGATGCATATGGGTGTGTTCTCTCACACATTTTTTTGTTTGTTATTCTTTTTGGAAAAAGTTTTCTTCAATTAGAGCTCCATACACTTTGCAAATGAAGCAGTAGGAATTTAGCCCCTGCATTCTGATGCATGTATTGGTTTGCAAAATGTTTCACAAGTATGTGAGTCTAAATTGTGAGAAATAGAGTTAATATTATACAAGGGAGCGGGAACTATATTTTTGTCTAATTCTTTTGGGAAAAAAGTTTTCTTCAATTAGAGCTCCATACACTTTGCAAAAGAAGCTGTAGGAATTTAGCCAATGAAAGATCTTAGTGACTGAGTTTGAAATCTCATTCTTATGCATGTATTTTTTGAAAATGTTTCATAAGTATGTGAGTTTAAATTTTGGGTAATAGTTATGACTGCAGGACAACACATTTAGGTTCCTGCTATCCTGTGTAATAATATCAACAGTTGTCTAGCAGAGAATGGGACTAACATTGGGAGTTGTGTGCATGATTGGTCTTGCTTACAAGTATGAATTGAGGGGACATGTATGTTTGTCAATAGGCAAGACTGCATAATTCACAATGTTTGATGTGTACTTGATGCTTCATCTTGTATTCAATGctacatattttttattaattgggAAAATGTATTGACTTTGAGTAGTAGCTGTTTAGTTGAAGAgtcatcttattttattttggagCCATAGTCCGTTGGACTGCTCAAAGAACTAATGCAACAATTATTTGGCAGTGTTGCTAGATATGAAGAAGCAAATCCTGCAGTTTACACAGTTGTTACCTTCCCATTTCTTTTTGCGGTAATGTTTGGGGATTGGGGCCATGGAATATGCTTGCTTATGGGAGCATTAATACTTATAGCTCGGGAAAGCAAGCTCAGTTCTCAGGTATGGTCACTTTCAAATTCTTGTATTAAAAGTTCACAGAGAAATGTTCCATTTGAAGAAATACTTTCTAGTAAATAGTGATACAAATTCACCAGTGATGTAAAACTTCTTGAAAATGCTTTTGATCATGCCATTTGTCATTTAATTCTTGGACTCTGTTAAAATTTATGAAAGAAGGTAATAATTTTTGTGACTTCAATAGTTAATTTTGTGAGTAAGGTTGTAGCTGACAGAGATAAAACTTTCCAACTGTGACAGTGCAAAATGAAGAATGTTTAatttgatgaataaaatgagTACAACATTAATAGACTGCAATTTATAATGGGTTTTCTCCCCAATTTCTATGCTCCTAGAAATGATTTACTTAATTTCTATGGTATGAATAATAGGGTTAATGACTAAAAAAAGCCGATCCTTTGCTCAAATTTGCAATATTAtgaatttttttaactttttaagtTTTATGAACAACATTTTATTGTGGTGACAATTGTAGTCAAATGTGCAAGGGAAGATGCTAAAAACAAGGGTTTTCTGTGATTACCTTGTTAAAGTCAAAATATATTTTACTTTGTCCATAACCACCCTTAGATGATAGAAGCAATTCTGAACTTGTGTATGAGGGAACAATGTAAAAACAAAGTAATCATAGAAGAAACCATTGAAAAAGTTAAAAGGATTGGCCATAATTGCaaatcagagcaaaggtttggaTTTTTATATCGTTGACCCTTAATTATTTGTATCTTATTCCTTCTGATTTTTATGTTTGGCATGAGAATCTAAGTACTTTTATGATTTTTGTCAGAAACTTGGGAGCTTTATGGAGATGCTTTTTGGTGGGCGCTATGTACTCCTCCTAATGGCGCTTTTTTCAATTTACTGTGGGCTAATTTACAATGAATTCTTTTCTGTTCCTTTTCATATATTTGGTGGGTCTGCTTACAAATGCCGAGACACCACTTGCAGGTAAATGCTTTTTGTTTCCTTTTTGATCCTTTTTGACTTTTATTTACTTAATATGATGCCTTTATTTGTTGAAATCTTGTCCAGGGCTTACTATTTTTGGAGTGTGGTTGTAAATTTCTTTGTCTATTTTGGTAtcattgctaaatttttcttagatgCCTGCATCCAATTTCCAGaataaaattttgatacacaacaTACTGGAATATGAAAGTTGTGTTTCAGGTGCTTGTCTAATATCTTCGggaaagggaaaaagaaaaatacGTGAAAGTGTAACAATGAATTGTCTTCGAAGTCAAGTTGGCCCTTCCTAGAGCTTAATCTATGTTACTTGTACTCGAATACAGGTGTCGGAAATGGGTGTATATCCGTGTGTCAGACTTGTGAACTTTCTAAATAGAAAATACAGGGATATAGATATAAATTTAGACATGGGTGCTCAAATACATTATATAGGCCGAAAGGGTTGAAGTAATCTATCCAAAAGGGGCCAGCCACAATTAAAATTGTGATGTACAACTATTGGATTCTCgaaatattcaatattttttaaattgttttgtaCCTATCCATTAATTCCAAGTTGCATTCtctttttaacttattttttttacctattctttgattcaatatgCTTTTCATCTTGAGAGACTTCTGTCACTCGAGTGTCCGCCTGCATGAACATATGTTGGAGACATATTCCATGTTGTGTCCCATGCCTTGTTGTGTTGACAAAATGAAGAGTCGGAATATCAAAGAGCTTAATTAGTTAATTACTAATATGGAAGaagaattaatttcaatgctattCCAAATTCGTTTTGATtatatttgaaaattgaaatcattCTTGTTGACGATTGATTAGAATATTAATTATGTTTTGCTGTTTTTGGACTTCTCTTGCACCATGTTTTGTTGCATTTTCTCTTTATCACGCACCTTACATATTCAATAAAGCTTTGGTTCTTTATGCCATCTGGATATACTCATTTTGGATTTCTGTTTTAACTTAGCTGTGGTGATGTTTATCTTATTTCTTTTTGATCAGTGATGCACACATAGCTGGTTTAATGAAATACCGAGATCCATACCCATTTGGTGTGGATCCCAGTTGGCGTGGAAGTCGTTCAGAACTGCCTTTTTTGAACTCTCTCAAGATGAAGATGTCTATATTGTTGGGTGTGGCCCAGATGAACCTAGGAATCATATTAAGTTATTTCAACGCACGCTTTTTTGGCAACTCGCTAGATATAAGGTAGGTTTGTCATCCCAGCTCCATtcccttccccccccccccccccctcacaTGTGGCTTTTGCCTTCCTTTTTcagcttttttattttttatttttcattggaAAGGAGATAGACAATTAAACATATTGTATATGTTTGTCTTAGGTATCAGTTTGTGCCGCAGATAATCTTCTTGAACTGCCTTTTTGGGTACCTTTCACTCCTCATTATCATCAAGTGGTGCTCTGGTTCTCAGGCAGACCTTTATCATGTGATGATTTACATGTTTTTAAGTCCCACTGATGATCTTGGTGAGAATCAGTTGTTTTGGGGCCAGAGACCATTGCAGGTATGAGCTCGACCATCTTATCTATTTTTGTCAACTATGTGCACTATGTATGTAGTTGATCTTCAACATGGTCAACTGATGCTGGAGTTTGCAGATCCTGTTGTTGCTTTTGGCATTAATTGCAGTTCCATGGATGTTGCTCCCTAAACCTTTTATTTTGAAGAAACTTCATACCGAGGTACAGACACTATTGttaattcttttttttctttgttctttggGATTTGTAATTAAGTTTTTGATAGGTTCACCATAGAAATAAGGAGTAATGACTAAAATCAACCATTTTATCCGGATTTCAGATATAGACAATAATCTGTGCCAGTATTTAACATTTAGTGTCAATTATGATTACACCAGTATTATTAAGGCAAGAGGCGATAGGGTACCCTATGGCCTTAAGCGAGAGACGAGGCGAGGCGAGGGTCGGGCCTTTTTAAAGTGAGGCACCATAGCATGTGTATATATACTTTTAACATAAAAGATATCATACTTTTAACTAGTTTAATAAGTAAAAAAGCATATTGGAAAAAAAAACATTAATTGCACTATATGCAAGTGGTGTTTCTTCAGCTTAAGGTCATTTGTTATTGAGTTAGCGAGTGACTCAGGATGTTattatatttgtttatttatttgttaCATCTGAAAATTTTCTCTGGAGAATGGAAAAATTCATAGATAAGATTTAGTTTAAGTTGTCCCTAAAAATTATGTAAAACTCGAGCACATTTCATGGGGCCCCTTGGTTTTAACAAAATCCTTGAGAGTtgccaactttttttttttttttggttttttggttcatgaaacttgtttttgatttTAATGCTGAATTATTTATGATACTCAACTGGTTGACCGGTTCTGTGTTCTGCAAATCTACTTTCCTCTGCCATGATAATCATTTTCATCACCATGAAGATAATCGAGTTAATGACAGGTTCAGAAAATTTTATAATCCTTTTTCTTTTCCTCCCTTTCATGGTGATACTATATAGAGATTTCAAGGCCGCACTTATGGGATTCTTGGCACCTCTGAGATGGATCTTGATATGGAGCCTGGTTCTGCACGATCACATCATGACGATTTTAATTTCAGTGAGGTGTTTGTGCACCAAATGATACACTCCATAGAGTTCGTTCTAGGTGCAGTCTCAAATACGGCATCATACCTTCGGCTTTGGGCTTTGAGGTGCAGCCgtgctttttttttctttgcctGTTTGGTTTAAATTTCttgtatttcataattttttctgGTTTAAATTTGTTATTTCTATTACAGTTTGGCACATTCCGAGTTGTCTACTGTTTTCTATGAGAAAGTCCTCCTCCTTGCTTGGGGGTAAGTAATTTTATCTTTGAAATATATCGCATGctattctgccccttagtgctactCTGTTTCTTTCTCCTCCTCGTCACGCATAAAATGTTGTACTGTAAATTTTCTGTTACATATGAATGTTTGATCACTCCATTCAATCAACAAATTCGGGCAGATTATCCATATTATGGCAGAGAAATTGATttcaaaaaatttatatttacatcTGTTTTGGTATGGAGGAGGATCCAATATTATGTGGTGGTGCTGTTGGATGTGCTCATATATCTATCTTGTTATTGGTTTTTACATGTTTTGAAATCTCAGGTGTTAGTTATAATTATTTGGAGAGTTTGACTGTAGATTGGCCCCAATTTCAGGTCTAACACAAGTATTCCCATAGTTAGTCATTTAATATCAAAATATTTAGTCATCTAGTTGGTCTGTGAAGAGTTCTCTGTTTCTGTTCTGATATTCATCCATGTGTTTGACGTGCAAACATTCATAATACTTGCTTgtgttgccttttttttttttttttttttgttgtgatTATACCTAAGTTTATTGCCTTTACAGGTATGATAATATCATCATCCGGTTAGTGGGGCTTGCAGTTTTTGCCTTTGCCACTGCCTTCATACTGCTCATGATGGAGACGCTCAGTGCATTCCTGCATGCATTGCGTCTTCACTGGGTGGAATTCCAAAATAAGTTCTACCATGGTGATGGCTACAAGTTTAAACCTTTCTCATTTGCCTCAATAACTGAGGATGATGATTAGTGAACTTACCCGCCTTTCCACTTTTGGATGAGAGGATAGTCTGGAGAGGCAGGGATTTTTTTTTGTCAACAATAGAGACCTATAAAATGAAACATACAGAACTTCATTCCAGCCGGCAGAGAATTAGCAGCTTTTTGCTCTAACATTAAGCTG contains:
- the LOC110634692 gene encoding V-type proton ATPase subunit a1; amino-acid sequence: MVLEKMEMFLDNLQPMDLMRSEKMSFVQLIIPAESAHRAISYLGELGLLQFRDLNADKSPFQRTFVNQVKRCGEMSRKLRFFKDQINKAGLLSSAHPVIEPDVELEELEIQLGEHENELIEMNSNSEKLQQSYNELLEFKMVLQKAVGFLVSSNSHAVAEETELNENVYSNDDYGETTSLLEQELRSVPSNQSGLRFISGIIPRSKVVRFERMLFRATRGNMLFNQAPADEEIMDPVSTEMVEKTVFVVFFSGEQARTKILKICEAFGANCYPVPEDVTKQRQITREVLSRLSELEATLDAGIRHRNKALASIGYQLTKWMNMVKREKAVYDTLNMLNFDVTKKCLVGEGWCPSFAKAQIQETLQRATFDSNSQVGIIFHVMDALESPPTYFRTNRFTNAFQEIVDAYGVARYEEANPAVYTVVTFPFLFAVMFGDWGHGICLLMGALILIARESKLSSQKLGSFMEMLFGGRYVLLLMALFSIYCGLIYNEFFSVPFHIFGGSAYKCRDTTCSDAHIAGLMKYRDPYPFGVDPSWRGSRSELPFLNSLKMKMSILLGVAQMNLGIILSYFNARFFGNSLDIRYQFVPQIIFLNCLFGYLSLLIIIKWCSGSQADLYHVMIYMFLSPTDDLGENQLFWGQRPLQILLLLLALIAVPWMLLPKPFILKKLHTERFQGRTYGILGTSEMDLDMEPGSARSHHDDFNFSEVFVHQMIHSIEFVLGAVSNTASYLRLWALSLAHSELSTVFYEKVLLLAWGYDNIIIRLVGLAVFAFATAFILLMMETLSAFLHALRLHWVEFQNKFYHGDGYKFKPFSFASITEDDD